In a single window of the Helicoverpa zea isolate HzStark_Cry1AcR chromosome 9, ilHelZeax1.1, whole genome shotgun sequence genome:
- the LOC124633043 gene encoding serine/arginine-rich splicing factor 2 isoform X1, with protein MSYGRPPPRIDGMVSLKVDNLTYRTTPEDLRRVFERCGEVGDIYIPRDRYTRESRGFAFVRFYDRRDAEEALDSLDGRMLDGRELRVQMARYGRPSSPYRSRYDRRRSNSRSRSRSRRRSRSRSRSRRRSRSYSRSRSRSRSRSDSKSSRGRSRSRSRSRSRSRH; from the exons ATGAGTTACGGAAGGCCGCCGCCGCGTATAGACGGCATGGTGTCGTTGAAAGTGGACAATCTTACTTACCGTACAACGCCTGAAGATCTGCGTCGTGTGTTCGAAAGATGTGGTGAAGTTGGTGATATTTACATACCCAGGGATCGCTACACTAGAGAAAGCAGAGGATTTGCTTTCGTCAG GTTCTACGACCGCCGCGACGCGGAGGAAGCCCTGGACTCTCTGGATGGACGCATGCTAGATGGCAGGGAGCTCCGTGTACAGATGGCTCGTTATGGGCGGCCATCGTCACCATACAGAAGCCGTTACGACCGTCGTCGCAG CAACTCGCGTTCACGGTCTCGTTCACGTCGTCGATCCAGGTCTCGTTCCCGTTCCCGAAGGCGATCGCGCTCGTACAGCCGTAGCCGCTCTCGCTCTCGCAGTCGTTCCGACTCGAAGAGCTCGCGAGGGCGGTCTCGCAGCCGCTCCCGCTCACGATCTCGCTCCAGGCATTGA
- the LOC124632990 gene encoding uncharacterized protein LOC124632990, whose translation MEFLDSLDLDTIDKKSHRVRSWYLYEQYKSLERSQLDAAQKLKDRSYQERILRQELSERRARRKLYDQFGLCHSESRLKKERSDSTRSSVSASNDDFFESFCVLQDDERVTQITGTEFSEDSFSQDGLSASKCCINDFKTEEHKDDCSYTESVNSVVENLKPFNDEFLPTKENMELSQNSIVEDINMQLDSVKEDIICLENLAKIEDVDKISEDESLNTVDECESKPDTVSEKTVQEYNNNVIAIWSRLVSFAYQVVQLNHGNCYCDYSSQFLTAVLACDVLRRGVNRMCNILQPYVSPIKFATDDSDVSNPLFNLNIKRKKLVQSRKCRKICDKPLSSKKAKTWSKTRRSNRKYSENCWQPLSKNSIGRTDTYPRTRHASEPWRSAAKFYTSRDEYSLPSSASSSIWPDIWQERVPKLSRKRYCCYHNKALNPMLKIAHYIDRILKDIDDSKHDM comes from the exons ATGGAGTTTTTGGATTCGCTGG ATCTAGACACGATCGATAAGAAGTCGCACCGGGTGCGGTCTTGGTATCTGTACGAGCAATATAAATCTCTCGAAAGAAGTCAGTTGGATGCCGCGCAGAAACTGAAAGATCGCTCCTACCAGGAGAGAATTCTGCGCCAGGAATTGTCGGAAAGACGAGCCAGACGCAAACTATACGATCAATTCGGACTTTGTCATAGCGAGTCCAGATTAAAGAAAGAGAGGAGCGACAGCACCAGGAGTTCAGTGAGTGCCAGTAACGACGACTTCTTCGAGAGTTTCTGCGTCTTGCAAGACGACGAACGTGTTACCCAAATTACGGGAACAGAGTTTTCTGAAGATTCCTTCAGTCAAGACGGCTTGTCGGCTAGTAAATGCTGCATAAACGATTTCAAAACTGAAGAGCACAAGGATGACTGCAGCTATACTGAGAGCGTAAATAGCGTAGTAGAGAATTTAAAACCTTTTAACGACGAGTTTTTACCAACAAAAGAGAACATGGAGCTTTCGCAGAACTCTATAGTAGAAGATATAAATATGCAACTTGACTCGGTCAAAGAGGATATTATATGTTTAGAAAACTTAGCAAAAATTGAAGACGTCGATAAAATATCTGAAGACGAAAGTTTGAACACCGTTGATGAATGCGAGTCGAAGCCTGATACGGTTAGCGAAAAAACTGTTcaggaatataataataacgtaATCGCAATATGGTCCCGGCTAGTCTCGTTCGCATATCAAGTTGTACAATTAAACCATG GCAACTGCTACTGTGACTACAGCTCGCAGTTCCTGACGGCGGTGCTGGCGTGTGATGTGTTGCGAAGGGGCGTCAACAGAATGT gtaATATTTTGCAGCCTTACGTCTCACCAATAAAGTTTGCTACTGACGATTCGGACGTGTCCAACCcgctttttaatttaaatattaaacggAAAAAATTAGTACAATCAAGAAAATGCAGGAAAATATGTGATAAG CCATTATCAAGCAAGAAAGCAAAAACATGGTCCAAAACAAGACGGTCAAATCGAAAATACTCAGAAAACTGTTGGCAACCGCTTAGTAAGAATTCGATTGGTCGGACCGATACCTATCCGAGGACTCGGCACGCGAGCGAACCATGGCGCAGTGCTGCCAAGTTTTACACTTCCAGAGACGAATACAGCCTCCCTTCTTCCGCAAGTAGCAGTATATGGCCAGACATTTGGCAAGAACGAGTTCCTAAACTCTCGAGAAAACGCTATTGTTGTTACCACAACAAGGCCTTGAATCCGATGTTGAAAATAGCTCATTAtatagatagaatattaaaGGACATTGACGACTCTAAGCATGATATGTGA
- the LOC124633043 gene encoding serine/arginine-rich splicing factor 2 isoform X2 — protein sequence MSYGRPPPRIDGMVSLKVDNLTYRTTPEDLRRVFERCGEVGDIYIPRDRYTRESRGFAFVRFYDRRDAEEALDSLDGRMLDGRELRVQMARYGRPSSPYRSRYDRRRRSRSRSRRRSRSYSRSRSRSRSRSDSKSSRGRSRSRSRSRSRSRH from the exons ATGAGTTACGGAAGGCCGCCGCCGCGTATAGACGGCATGGTGTCGTTGAAAGTGGACAATCTTACTTACCGTACAACGCCTGAAGATCTGCGTCGTGTGTTCGAAAGATGTGGTGAAGTTGGTGATATTTACATACCCAGGGATCGCTACACTAGAGAAAGCAGAGGATTTGCTTTCGTCAG GTTCTACGACCGCCGCGACGCGGAGGAAGCCCTGGACTCTCTGGATGGACGCATGCTAGATGGCAGGGAGCTCCGTGTACAGATGGCTCGTTATGGGCGGCCATCGTCACCATACAGAAGCCGTTACGACCGTCGTCGCAG GTCTCGTTCCCGTTCCCGAAGGCGATCGCGCTCGTACAGCCGTAGCCGCTCTCGCTCTCGCAGTCGTTCCGACTCGAAGAGCTCGCGAGGGCGGTCTCGCAGCCGCTCCCGCTCACGATCTCGCTCCAGGCATTGA
- the LOC124633044 gene encoding protein CFAP276 gives MSGIKQIRNKGLLPDLRKEGVLTKDVLLSTQDKHVGPAGSRLFSHHTLASIRRLSFYHPFFLPKDSLDFMLATTYNHSTERFPDQEDLYLQPETIGCDTWRRLRNTYDKHPPVVIPLGHPMKRGGIKEHRSPFSVKLMNSGVHSSQTNPGYSRQPAGGAIFFY, from the exons ATGTCTGGGATAAAACAAATTAGAAATAAAGGTCTACTGCCTGATTTGAGGAAAGAGGGTGTACTTACCAAAGACGTACTGCTTTCTACCCAAGATAAACATGTTGGCCCAGCTGGATCTAGACTTTTTTCGCACCATACACTTGCAAGTATAAGGCGGCTAAGTTTTTACCATCCATTTTT CTTGCCGAAGGATAGTCTGGATTTTATGTTGGCTACCACATACAATCACTCAACAGAAAGGTTCCCGGATCAGGAGGACCTGTATCTACAGCCAGAGACGATTGGCTGTGACACTTGGCGGCGACTTCGGAATACTTACGACAAACATCCTCCTGTCGTTATACCTTTG GGCCACCCAATGAAGCGGGGTGGAATAAAGGAGCACCGATCTCCATTCAGCGTGAAACTCATGAACTCTGGTGTCCATTCGTCGCAAACCAACCCGGGATACAGCCGACAGCCCGCTGGTGGCGCCATCTTCTTCTACTAG